From a single Solanum dulcamara chromosome 4, daSolDulc1.2, whole genome shotgun sequence genomic region:
- the LOC129887370 gene encoding uncharacterized protein LOC129887370, producing the protein MVRITSCFYIAIVALSLLVTLSESASQAYRRYPGHQQWHHGAFQDVKENVRSEVRQMLHSRAEVPFQVPLEVNIVLVGFSGDGGYRYALDSPKLEEFLKVSFPSHRPSCLETGQPLDIEHHIVYNTFPAGQPELIALEKALKAAMLPAGNARETDFGREVPLFEVEATAVEPEFQKLYSYLFDLESWGQSAEEMDRPWPTVIFIVNFDKVRLDPRNKDIDLDSLMYGRITQLNEDEMNKQEGDYIYRYRYNGGGASQVWLGSGRFVVVDLSAGPCTYGKIETEEGSISSRSLPRLRNVVLHKGSGVVTEHAAHDIFVGQLASLVATTIEHVIAPDVRFETVDMTTRLLIPIIALQNHNRFNIMTRGYNYSLDVGAIEAEMKKMLHKEQEVVMIGGSHALHRHERLAIAVSKAMRGHSLQETKKDGRFHVHTKTYLDGAILREEMERSADVLAAGLLEVSDPSLSSKFFLRQNWMDESDGTSDSILKHKPIWATYNQNRKKEKKRTVEKKKQGDLHRTYGTRVIPVFVLSLADVDEHLMMEDESLVWTSKDVVIVLQHQNDKIPLSYVSEIERRHAIPMLAQQHILAGLASVVGGLSAPYEKASHVHERPVVNWLWATGCHPFGPFSNTSQVSQLLKDVALRNTIYARVDSALHRIRETSEAVQAFASEHLKTPLGEPVKGKKNKTSTELWLEKFYKKTTNLPEPFPHELVDRLEKYLDNLEEQLVELSSLLYDHRLQEAHSNSSDILQSSIFTQQYVEHILASEREKMKCCSIEYKLPVQSSQNLVYAGILLAGFFVYFVVIFFSSPVR; encoded by the exons ATGGTTCGAATAACAAGCTGTTTCTACATAGCAATAGTTGCACTGAGTCTACTCGTGACTCTGTCCGAATCAGCATCTCAAGCCTATCGTAGATATCCTGGTCACCAACAGTGGCACCATGGAGCTTTTCAAGACGTTAAAGAAAACGTTCGATCGGAAGTTCGTCAAATGCTTCATTCTCGTGCCGAG GTTCCATTTCAAGTCCCTCTGGAAGTCAACATAGTTCTTGTTGGTTTTAGTGGCGATGGGGGCTATAGGTACGCATTAGATTCTCCAAAGTTGGAGGAGTTTCTGAAAGTCAGTTTCCCATCTCATAGGCCCTCGTGTTTGGAGACGGGCCAACCACTTGATATTGAGCATCACATAGTATATAATACATTTCCG GCTGGGCAGCCAGAACTAATAGCCTTGGAGAAAGCACTTAAGGCAGCAATGTTGCCTGCTGGAAATGCAAGAGAG ACTGATTTTGGAAGAGAAGTCCCCCTTTTTGAAGTTGAGGCAACTGCCGTGGAACCAGAATTTCAGAAACTGTATTCTTACCTATTTGATCTTGAGAGTTGGGGACAGTCTGCTGAAGAGATGGATAGACCTTGGCCTACTGTAATCTTTATTGTTAACTTTGATAAG GTAAGATTGGATCCAAGGAACAAGGACATTGACCTGGACAGTTTAATGTATGGAAGAATTACACAACTTAATGAGGACGAGATGAATAAACAAGAAGGAGATTACATATATCGCTATCGTTATAATGGAGGGGGGGCTTCTCAAGTCTGGCTTGGCTCTGGCAG GTTTGTTGTGGTTGACCTCTCAGCAGGTCCTTGCACTTATGGAAAGATTGAAACCGAAGAAGGAAGCATTAGTTCCAGATCATTGCCTCGTTTGCGGAATGTCGTGCTTCACAAAGGGTCAGGTGTAGTAACTGAGCATGCTGCTCATGATATTTTTGTTGGTCAGCTTGCCTCTCTAGTTGCAACCACCATTGAACACGTTATAGCTCCGGATGTTAG GTTTGAAACTGTTGATATGACGACAAGGTTGCTTATCCCTATCATTgctcttcaaaatcataatcgCTTCAATATCATGACAAGGGGCTATAACTATAGTCTTGATGTTGGAGCAATAGAAGCGGAG ATGAAGAAAATGCTTCACAAAGAACAGGAGGTAGTGATGATTGGAGGTTCACATGCTTTGCATCGCCATGAGAGATTGGCTATAGCTGTTTCAAAAGCCATGCGTGGTCATTCCCTTCAAGAAACAAAAAAGGATGGACGTTTCCATGTACATACAAAGACGTATCTTGATGGTGCGATCCTTAGAGAG GAGATGGAACGATCCGCAGATGTGCTAGCTGCCGGTTTACTTGAGGTTTCTGACCCTTCACTTTCAAGTAAATTTTTTCTCCGCCAG aattggATGGATGAGAGTGATGGTACAAGTGATTCCATATTAAAGCATAAACCTATCTGGGCTACTTATAACCAAAATCgaaagaaggagaagaaaagaacagtagaaaagaagaaacaaggTGATCTGCACCGCACATATGGTACCAGAGTCATTCCAGT CTTTGTTCTATCTTTAGCTGATGTGGATGAACATCTGATGATGGAAGATGAAAGTCTTGTTTGGACAAGTAAAGATGTAGTTATTGTACTCCAACATCAGAATGATAAGATACCTTTGAG CTATGTTTCAGAAATAGAGAGAAGGCATGCTATTCCAATGCTAGCCCAACAACATATATTGGCAGGGCTGGCTTCTGTTGTGGGTGGGTTGAGTGCTCCATATGAAAAGGCTTCTCATGTGCATGAAAGGCCTGTTGTAAATTGGCTCTGGGCAACAGGTTGCCACCCATTTGGACCATTCTCTAACACTTCACAAGTCAGTCAATTGCTCAAGGATGTTGCCCTG AGGAACACAATATATGCACGTGTTGATTCAGCCCTTCACCGGATCAGGGAGACATCAGAG GCTGTACAAGCTTTTGCTTCAGAACATCTGAAAACTCCTCTTGGTGAACCAGTGAAGGGTAAAAAGAACAAAACAAGCACTGAATTATGGCTGGAAAAGTTCTATAAAAAGACTACCAACTTGCCCGAACCATTCCCCCATGAGTTAGTTGATCGTCTAGAAAAATACTTGGAT AACCTTGAGGAACAACTTGTAGAATTGTCTTCCCTACTGTATGATCACCGCTTGCAAGAAGCACACTCGAATAGTTCAGATATCTTGCAAAGTTCCATTTTCACCCAGCA gTATGTGGAACATATTTTGGCTTCTGAGAGAGAGAAAATGAAATGCTGCAGTATTGAATACAAGCTTCCTGTGCAGTCTTCTCAGAATTTAGTTTATGCTGGTATTCTCTTAGCTGGATTTTTCGTGTATTTTGTTGTAATCTTCTTTTCATCTCCTGTACGTTAA